The following are from one region of the Takifugu rubripes chromosome 12, fTakRub1.2, whole genome shotgun sequence genome:
- the kifc1 gene encoding kinesin-like protein KIFC1: MSRLPVMSSKRVLPSSSSSSGGSENGQDYAPAQKKIRKDPEPGKAFAAATVIGSRRPPAAVTRAPISKPVRGVGAATVATGPSRGVLKPTMASTVAKGGNLKQPTGTAGGTGANKRKAWDLKGKVSDMEVKMRDYQTKVKSVNKENEVLRGTMVQSQTRVAEIEKELERQRGQIRTYEEELQVLSGVRDELETVSSEKMTLQKELSNLEGKYKVMETLRDSQETELQTLKIKLSVQESTLARLQSTLREMEEEVCSLKETVTQQKDELHAGEMERRRLHNTIQELKGNIRVFCRVRPVVDGGVSKHIQLPASDTKMITLAKTEESHTGKTTDTQKNYNFSFDRVFGPAASQQEIFEEISLLVQSALDGYNVCCFAYGQTGSGKTYTMEGDEFTETRGVIPRAVQQVFKAAEKLAAQGWEFNFTASFVEIYNESLRDLLYTGKASKRPEHEIRKSVTNEVTITNLTYEKVVNEDQVLGLIALANQNRSTAQTAQNDRSSRSHSVFQLDIEGVNGGRDIKCKSTLCLVDLAGSERMLKSQSQGERFKEMTAINGSLSNLGIVISALANKENYIPYRNSKLTYLLQGCLGGNSKTLMFVNIAPEPDSFGETLNSLRFASKVNDCVIGTASANRK, from the exons ATGTCCCGCTTGCCAGTTATGTCAAGCAAAAGGGTTCttccaagcagcagcagcagcagtggcggcTCAGAGAATGGCCAAGACTATGCGCCTGCTCAG AAGAAGATACGTAAGGACCCAGAGCCCGGGAAAGCatttgcagcagcaacagtcattGGTAGCAGGCGGCCACCAGCTGCAGTGACACGAGCGCCCATCT CAAAGCCAGTCAGAGGTGTAGGAGCTGCCACTGTGGCTACTGGACCTTCCAGAG GTGTTCTCAAACCAACAATGGCTTCAACTGTAGCAAAAGGAGGAAACCTCAAACAGCCCACGGGAACAGCTG GTGGGACCGGGGCCAACAAACGCAAAGCGTGGGACCTGAAAGGCAAGGTCAGCGACATGGAGGTGAAGATGCGTGACTACCAGACCAAAGTTAAATCCGTGAACAAGGAGAATGAGGTTCTGAGAGGCACCATGGTCCAGAGCCAAACAAGAGTGGCTGAAATAGaaaaggagctggagaggcagagagggcagATCAG AACTTatgaagaggagctgcaggtgttgtcTGGTGTCCGTGACGAGTTGGAAACTGTTTCAAGTGAAAAAATGACTCTTCAAAAAGAGCTGTCTAACTTGGAGGGCAAGTACAAGGTCATGGAGACACTGAGAGACAGCCAAGAGACagagctgcaaacactgaag ATCAAACTTTCTGTGCAAGAGTCAACCTTGGCTCGCCTGCAGAGCACcctcagagagatggaggaagaggtcTGCTCCCTCAAAGAGacagtgacccagcagaaggACGAGCTTCACGCTGGTGAAATGGAGCGCAGGCGGCTCCACAATACCATCCAGGAGCTCAAG GGAAATATCAGGGTATTTTGCAGAGTGCGCCCCGTTGTGGATGGAGGGGTCAGTAAGCACATCCAGCTGCCTGCCAGCGACACAAAGATGATAACGCTGGCAAAAACAGAGGAG TCTCACACAGGCAAAACTACCGATACTCAGAAGAACTATAACTTCAGCTTTGATCGTGTCTTTGGTCCTGCCGCTTCACAGCAGGAG ATCTTTGAGGAGATCTCACTGCTGGTGCAGTCTGCTTTGGATGGCTACAACGTCTGCTGCTTTGCCTACGGCCAAACCGGAAGTGGGAAGACATACACCATGGAGGGGGATGAGTTCACGGAAACCAGAGGCGTGATTCCTCGAGCTGTGCAACAGGTCTTCAAGGCAGCAGAGAAACTGGCAGCACAGGGCTGGGAG tTCAATTTCACAGCAAGTTTTGTTGAAATCTACAACGAGTCTCTGCGAGACCTGCTCTACACCGGCAAAGCCAGCAAGAGACCCGAGCACGAGATCCGAAAGTCTGTCACCAATGAGGTGACGATCACCAACCTCACCTACGAAAAGGTCGTCAATGAGGATCAG GTTCTAGGTCTGATCGCATTGGCCAATCAGAACCGCTCCACGGCCCAGACGGCCCAGAACGACCGCTCCTCTCGCTCCCATTCAGTCTTCCAGCTGGATATCGAGGGAGTGAACGGTGGGAGGGACATCAAGTGCAAGT CCACCTTGTGTCTGGTGGACCTGGCTGGCAGTGAGCGCATGTTGAAGAGTCAGTCGCAGGGTGAGCGTTTCAAGGAGATGACGGCCATCAACGGCTCCCTCTCTAACCTGGGCATTGTCATCAGCGCACTGGCCAACAAG GAAAACTACATTCCATACAGGAACTCCAAGCTGACGTACCTTCTGCAGGGGTGCTTGGGGGGAAACAGCAAAAC CCTAATGTTCGTGAACATTGCCCCAGAGCCGGACAGCTTCGGGGAGACCCTCAACTCACTGCGGTTTGCCAGCAAG GTGAACGACTGTGTAATTGGGACTGCAAGTGccaacaggaaatga
- the daxx gene encoding death domain-associated protein 6 translates to MAVAPASLADKIIVLDGDDEDESLKGTCSVSTSSNQPQAAAEVFQPDVQHPVPSHITHSPFASNKKEAHVLQAENQRLFAEFVAHCSADTMDCPEVLAYLETRHSKASPEYLSSVEFRNTLGHCLTRAQAHRSKTFVYINELCTVLKQHAAKKRQVVTKVETDPCTAAAVAFQSTSPLPKSNDAGLKGEGDTMNVTADNTLLSPSGLQKNSEDVNEEQKMDKRTKKTSRKQIAYLENLLKMYNDEIHRLQKSELSLDDLDLEDSSFVQENKLKRKLMKIYEKLCELKGCSTLTGRVIEHRIAYSSTRYPEINKRIERFINSPEAQKNPPDYQDILQQMLRTNERYNLCLSRKQLNQMAKEAFREVGTRIQDRRHLDLVYNFGSHITDTYKPASDPALSDSSLLRKLRSNREVSVSRLEEVISKYANKQEDTEELERKRRQEKKEKGDSKSEKEGKKEVNGVEEQQKDEEEDEEEDDEEDNSSDPDIEEEIQASAQQDGPDEDNEDEDDNSSSQLCNGASNNGHTGEAFGNVSAGDDESLPDDQEPVTSAVSPFSSESKSQKSPLSDVPSPGCSPGHPESMQTSKPPSNCPVVESEELVESPCAGPEITPVAENGAALPLSPEVVVDKCCGRSCNGTSPPPLSPRVSSSHKRKRQHAAPDSPQTADDSEVEIPLDMGVSCSGSPQQVESIQANAASPQLTPPPKRNKVNVATQCDPEEVIVLSDSE, encoded by the exons ATGGCGGTGGCACCCGCCTCATTGGCTGATAAGATCATCGTCCTCGACGGTGACGATGAAGACGAGAGTCTCAAAGGCACCTGCTCCGTTTCCACCTCGTCCAATCAACctcaagcagcagcagaagtctTCCAACCCGACGTGCAGCATCCTGTCCCCTCTCACATTACACACTCACCTTTCGCTTCAAATAAAAAGGAGGCTCATGTTTTGCAGGCAGAGAACCAGCGGCTTTTTGCGGAG TTTGTGGCTCACTGTTCGGCTGACACCATGGACTGCCCCGAGGTCTTGGCCTACCTAGAAACCAGGCACTCCAAGGCCTCTCCTGAATATCTCTCATCTGTAGAGTTTAGGAATACACTGGGACACTGTTTGACTCGTGCTCAGGCACATCGATCCAAAACATTTGTCTACATTAATGAATTGTGCACTGTACTCAAGCAGCATGCAGCTAAGAAAAGGCAGGTTGTCACCAAAGTTGAGACGGACCCCTGCACCGCAGCAGCGGTTGCATTCCAGTCTACCTCACCATTGCCCAAAAGCAATGACGCAGGATTGAAAGGAGAGGGTGACACGATGAACGTGACGGCAGACAACACGCTGCTTTCCCCTTCAGGGCTGCAGAAGAACAGTGAAGATGTCAATGAGGAACAAAAGATGGATAAAAGGACGAAGAAAACCTCTAGgaaacag ATAGCGTACCtggagaacctgctgaagatgtATAATGATGAGATCCACCGTTTGCAGAAATCTGAGCTGAGTTTGGATGATCTGGATTTGGAGGATTCTTCTTTCGTCCAGGAGAACAAGCTAAAGCGCAAG TTAATGAAGATTTATGAAAAGTTGTGTGAGCTAAAAGGCTGCAGCACACTTACAGGCAGAGTTATCGAGCACAGAATCGCCTACAGCAGCACTCGGTACCCTGAAATCAACAAGAGG ATCGAGCGGTTTATCAACAGTCCGGAGGCTCAGAAGAACCCTCCCGATTACCAAGACATCCTCCAGCAAATGCTACGTACAAATGAGCGTTACAATCTTTGTTTGAGCAGAAAACAGCTGAACCAGATGGCCAAGGAGGCTTTCAGGGAGGTGGGAACCCGCATCCAGGACAGACGTCACCTGGATCTGGTGTACAACTTTGGCTCCCACATCACAGACACCTACAAGCCTG CCAGTGACCCGGCCCTCTCAGATTCCTCACTCCTTCGAAAACTCAGGTCCAACAGAGAGGTTTCTGTGTCCCGTCTTGAGGAGGTAATCTCCAAATATGCCAACAAACAAGAAGACACGGAGGAACTGGAGAGGAAAAGGCGacaagagaaaaaggagaaaggg GATTCCAAAtctgaaaaggaaggaaaaaaagaggtgaacggggtggaggagcagcagaaggacgaggaagaggacgaggaagaggatgacGAAGAGGATAACTCTTCAGATCCAGACATTGAAGAAGAGATCCAGGCCAGTGCTCAGCAGGATGGACCAG ATGAGGACAATGAAGACGAAGAtgataacagcagcagtcaACTGTGCAATGGAGCGAGCAACAACGGTCATACAGGGGAGGCCTTTGGGAACGTTTCTGCAGGGGACGACGAGAGTCTGCCAGATGATCAGGAGCCTGTCACCAGTGCAGTCAGCCCTTTCTCCAGTGAGAGCAAGTCCCAGAAGTCTCCCCTGTCAGACGTCCCCTCGCCTGGATGTAGTCCTGGCCACCCTGAGTCCATGCAGACGTCCAAGCCACCATCTAACTGTCCGGTCGTGGAGTCAGAGGAGCTCGTAGAGTCCCCTTGTGCCGGTCCGGAGATCACCCCGGTAGCCGAGAACGGGGCAGCGTTGCCCCTCTCGCCAGAGGTGGTTGTGGATAAATGTTGCGGACGGTCGTGCAACGGGACGTCGCCGCCGCCTCTCAGTCCCAGAGTGTCCAGCAGCCACAAGAGAAAGAGGCAGCACGCTGCACCAGACAGCCCCCAAACCGCTGACGACAG TGAGGTGGAAATCCCTTTGGATATGGGCGTGTCTTGCAGCGGTTCTCCACAGCAGGTTGAGTCCATCCAGGCCAACGCAGCAAGCCCACAGCTGACTCCACCTCCGAAGAGGAACAAG GTCAACGTGGCCACTCAGTGCGACCCAGAAGAGGTCATCGTCCTCTCAGACTCTGAATGA
- the zbtb22b gene encoding zinc finger and BTB domain-containing protein 22b has translation MQSLPVEVGSSSTAPRDTPGSVVQVCFPSAQASVLDGLNRQREEGRLCDLSIHVQGHVFKAHRCVLAASSPYFHDQVLLKNMSTVSIPAVMDPLAFESVLSCAYTGRLRMLRDDIVNYLTVGSVLQMWHIVDKCTELLKEGRMAAGGGGGGGGALQERLAGSGGSGGLGCSSSSNAESGAGCAHDGGGEASSRSQNGGSNGQQHGSQAPVRPSLSESQSPSSTNYFSPRDGNSFGGSGAATAGASVDGGVASQTSSYCAPSGGEEEEEEDVEEEEEVLYRQRKRRRGVGSGRRKKTSSAPDQEVGVSDSFGVSSYQDGDGLPQPKRPTYSQPSIMPRKQWVVVKTERVEDDDLIVVSGEEGGEEEEEDDEDERELELARERERTDFSISNVRSLSGELGGRSESDLDSQVDYCQSSEDYLRFEGGLIDQTLAQHLHNTTAAQSQSANRTITTLLGQVQCAAAARAQLFPLDMQGNQVVLYSQASGLSLDAAAPSLGMTGSMIGGGTFKNPSLEHGAVHMSAQGTLGIDGVDSGGIAGGSGGSNSSGGASGKVFMCHCGKTFTHKSMRDRHINMHLDLRPFHCPVCAKKFKMKHHLTEHMKTHTGLKPYDCLSCGKKFMWRDSFMRHRSHCERRDALGESSEGGSNAEGRRGGAGGEEGSDFLSSHHLLLAAGEGGRGSGRGGASTSSPHLSVLSPQHAATGSGSNHGSAAVLSNNMAAAGGVPHSPSQMFGGLGATRGVCEEDECEVGVNESSVT, from the exons ATGCAGTCTCTGCCCGTGGAAGTgggaagcagcagcacagcccccAGGGACACACCTGGATCGGTGGTGCAGGTGTGCTTCCCCAGCGCTCAGGCCTCGGTGTTGGACGGTCTGAACCGACAGAGAGAAGAAGGCAGGCTCTGTGACCTCTCCATCCACGTCCAGGGACATGTGTTCAAAGCTCACCGCTGCGTCCTGGCCGCCTCCTCACCCTACTTCCATGATCAG GTTCTCCTGAAGAACATGTCGACAGTGTCCATCCCCGCGGTGATGGACCCACTGGCGTTCGAGAGCGTCCTGAGCTGCGCCTACACCGGTCGGCTGCGGATGCTGCGTGACGACATCGTTAACTACCTCACGGTGGGCAGCGTCCTGCAGATGTGGCACATCGTGGACAAGTGCAccgagctgctgaaggagggaCGGATGGCtgcgggcggcggcggcggcggcggcggcgctttgCAGGAGAGGCTCGCAGGAAGCGGAGGGTCGGGTGGTCTcgggtgcagcagcagcagtaacgcTGAGAGCGGAGCAGGCTGTGCTCATGATGGAGGTGGCGAAGCCAGCAGTCGGTCCCAGAATGGGGGGTCCAATGGGCAGCAGCACGGCTCGCAAGCGCCCGTCCGTCCATCACTCAGCGAGAGccagtctcccagcagcacaaaCTACTTCAGCCCCCGGGATGGAAACAGTTTCGGAGGAAGTGGGGCTGCTACAGCCGGGGCTTCGGTGGATGGGGGGGTTGCAAGCCAGACTTCCAGCTACTGTGCCCCatcaggaggggaggaagaggaggaggaggatgtagaggaggaagaggaggtccTGTACCgtcaaagaaagagaagaagaggagtggGAAgtgggaggagaaagaaaactAGCTCCGCGCCAGATCAGGAAGTTGGGGTCAGCGACAGCTTTGGTGTGTCATCATATCAG GATGGTGACGGGTTACCCCAGCCGAAGCGCCCCACCTACAGCCAGCCCAGCATCATGCCCCGCAAGCAGTGGGTGGTGGTGAAGACCGAGCGCGTGGAAGACGATGACCTGATCGTGGTGTCGGGGGAGGAGGgcggtgaagaggaggaggaggacgacgaggacgagagggagctggagctggccagagagagggagaggacggaCTTCAGCATCTCCAACGTCCGCAGCCTCTCGGGGGAGCTGGGGGGCAGATCTGAGAGCGACTTGGATTCACAG gtggatTACTGTCAGTCTTCCGAAGACTACCTCAGGTTTGAAGGTGGTTTGATAGACCAGACTTTAGCTCAGCACCTTCACAACACCACCGCAGCTCAGAGCCAGAGTGCTAATCGCACCATCACGACGCTGCTGGGTCAGGTGCAGTGCGCGGCGGCGGCCCGGGCCCAGCTCTTCCCCCTGGACATGCAGGGTAACCAGGTGGTCCTCTACAGTCAGGCCTCTGGGCTGTCTCTGGATGCTGCAGCACCTTCCCTGGGGATGACCGGCAGTATGATCGGAGGAGGAACCTTCAAGAACCCCAGCCTGGAGCACGGAGCGGTTCATATGTCTGCACAGGGAACTTTGGGAATTGATGGCGTGGACAGCGGCGGGATTGCGGGTGGAAGCGGTGGCAGTAACAGCAGCGGTGGGGCTTCGGGGAAGGTTTTTATGTGTCACTGCGGAAAAACCTTCACTCATAAGAGCATGAGGGACCGCCATATTAACATGCACCTGGACCTGAGGCCCTTCCACTGCCCCGTCTGTGCCAAAAAGTTCAAGATGAAGCACCACCTCACGGAGCACATGAAGACCCACACAGGCCTGAAGCCCTATGACTGCCTCAGCTGCGGCAAGAAGTTCATGTGGCGCGACAGCTTCATGAGACACCGCTCCCACTGCGAGAGGCGTGATGCCCTGGGAGAGAGCAGCGAGGGAGGGAGCAACGCCGAGGGCAGAAGGGGAGGGgcgggaggtgaggaggggtccgattttctgtcctcccaccatctcctcctggccgcaggtgagggaggaCGGGGCAGCGGGAGAGGAGGAGCTTCAACTTCATCGCCacatctctctgtcctgtcgCCGCAGCACGCTGCCACAGGAAGCGGCAGCAATCACGGCAGCGCCGCTGTGCTGAGCAACAACATGGCCGCCGCAGGGGGCGTCCCTCACAGCCCAAGTCAGATGTTTGGAGGTCTGGGGGCGACGCGGGGGGTGTGCGAGGAGGACGAGTGTGAGGTTGGCGTGAATGAGAGCAGCGTGACTTAA